A region of Argentina anserina chromosome 5, drPotAnse1.1, whole genome shotgun sequence DNA encodes the following proteins:
- the LOC126794325 gene encoding probable trehalase: protein MANSHIRFILASLFVFSMVFSSTMTVTKASCDSGPVKPTTPLVTFLEQVQETALNTFGKSHFDPKLYVDLALKSELSLTQNAFHKLPGSANGSTSVHDLNEFIHSYFEDAGEDVVLARPEDYVPEPEGFLPKVKNPEVRAWALEVHSLWKNLSRKVDGGVHKRPEFHTLLPLPEQFIIPGSRFREVYYWDSYWVVRGLLASKMYDTAKAIVTNLIFLIEEYGYVLNGARAYYTNRSQPPLLSAMVSEIYKRTGDLELARNALPSLIKEHKFWNAGIHKVVIQDGQACNHSLSRYYAMWNQPRPESSTIDKEFASKIENLSEKQHFYREVATTAETGWDFSTRWMRNHSDFTTLSTTSILPVDLNVFILGMERDIAFLAKATGDISISDRFLKASEARHKAIKSVFWNAKKGQWLDYWLSNSTCNSEPQTWEAHNQNQNVFASNFIPLWIESLYSDTSTVEKVTRSFQSSGLLHAAGIATSLTNSGQQWDFPNGWAPIQHMIAEGLARSGSKEAKLVGEDIAVRWIRTNYEAYKKTGVMHEKYDVQKCGEFGGGGEYVPQTGFGWSNGLVLAFLEEFGWPQDLKIDSSLSQ, encoded by the exons ATGGCCAACTCTCACATCCGATTCATATTAGCGTCCTTGTTTGTTTTCTCTATGGTCTTCTCGTCCACCATGACTGTCACAAAAGCTTCATGCGATTCCGGCCCCGTCAAACCCACCACCCCACTGGTCACGTTCCTCGAACAAGTCCAAGAAACGGCGTTGAACACTTTCGGAAAATCCCACTTTGATCCCAAACTCTACGTCGATTTGGCGCTCAAGTCGGAACTGTCGTTGACCCAAAACGCCTTCCATAAGCTTCCCGGGTCCGCTAACGGGTCCACGTCGGTCCATGATCTGAATGAGTTTATACACAGCTACTTTGAGGACGCAGGGGAAGATGTAGTGCTCGCTCGGCCGGAGGATTATGTCCCAGAGCCTGAAGGGTTCTTGCCGAAGGTGAAGAACCCGGAAGTCAGGGCCTGGGCTTTGGAGGTTCACTCGCTTTGGAAGAATCTCAGCCGGAAGGTCGATGGTGGGGTTCACAAGAGGCCTGAGTTTCACACCCTGCTGCCTCTGCCTGAGCAGTTTATTATTcctggttcaaggttcagAGAGGTTTACTATTGGGATTCGTATTGGGTAGTCAG GGGATTGCTAGCAAGTAAAATGTATGATACAGCAAAGGCAATTGTGACTAATCTAATTTTCCTGATAGAAGAGTATGGTTATGTCCTCAATGGTGCAAGGGCGTATTACACTAACAGGAG CCAGCCACCCCTTCTGAGTGCAATGGTTTCTGAAATCTACAAGAGGACAGGGGATTTAGAGCTCGCTAGAAATGCTCTACCTTCACTGATCAAAGAACATAAATTTTGGAATGCAG GTATACATAAGGTTGTTATTCAAGATGGCCAAGCTTGCAATCACAGTTTAAGTCGATATTATGCTATGTGGAACCAACCCCGGCCTGAATCTTCAACCATT GACAAAGAATTTGCTTCCAAGATTGAGAATTTATCTGAGAAACAGCATTTTTACAGGGAAGTAGCTACCACTGCCGAGACTGGATGGGACTTCAGTACAAGATGGATGAG GAACCATTCGGATTTTACAACATTGTCCACCACATCCATTTTACCAGTTGATTTAAATGTCTTCATACTAGGG ATGGAACGTGACATTGCCTTCCTAGCAAAGGCTACAGGAGACATCAGCATTTCTGATCGCTTCCTGAAGGCTTCGGAAGCAAGGCATAAGGCCATAAAATCTGTTTTCTGGAATGCAAAGAAGGGGCAATGGCTCGATTACTGGCTCAGTAATAGCACATGCAATTCA GAACCTCAGACATGGGAAGCACATAACCAAAATCAGAATGTATTTGCTTCAAACTTCATTCCTTTGTGGATTGAGTCATTATACTCAG ATACCTCTACGGTGGAGAAAGTTACAAGAAGTTTTCAGAGTTCAGGCCTTCTTCACGCTGCTGGCATTGCAACATCGCTGACAAATTCAGGACAACAATG GGACTTTCCAAATGGATGGGCTCCAATCCAACACATGATAGCTGAAGGTCTGGCAAGGTCTGGATCAAAAGAAGCAAAGTTAGTCGGAGAAGACATTGCTGTAAGGTGGATTAGAACAAATTATGAAGCCTACAAGAAAACAGGTGTCATGCATGAAAAATATGATGTACAAAAGTGTGGAGAATTTGGAGGTGGTGGTGAATATGTACCCCAG
- the LOC126793385 gene encoding ABC transporter F family member 3: MTTVASSLVHDVLGHRAEDVDRPIIDYIINVLADEDFDFGDDGEGAFEALGELLVAAECVSDFDECRAVCSTLTEKFGKHGLVKAKPTVRSLAAPVRMDDGMDEGKATTKKQEVIFDGPVLSERDRAKLDRRKRKDERQREQQYQMHLAEMEAARAGMPVVTVNHDGGGGANIKDLHLEGFNVSVGGRDLIVDGSVTLSYGRHYGLIGRNGTGKTTFLRHLAMHAIDGIPNSCQILHVEQEVAGDDTSALQCVVNTDIERSQLLEEEVRLLAQQRELELEDETEKSSGEIDKDVIGLRLQEVYKRLDFIDADSAESRAASILAGLSFSPEMQQKATKTFSGGWRMRIALARALFIEPDLLLLDEPTNHLDLHAVLWLESYLVKWPKTCIIVSHAREFLNSVVTDILHLHGQKLTAYKGDYDTYERTRIEQLKNQQKAFESNERSRNHMQAFIDKFRYNAKRAALVQSRIKALDRLGHVDEIVNDPDYKFEFPTPDDRPGAPIISFSDASFGYPGGPLLFKNLNFGIDLDSRIAMVGPNGIGKSTILKLIAGELQPTSGTVFRSAKVRIAVFSQHHVDGLDLTSNPLLYMMRCFPGVPEQKLRSHLGSFGVTGNLALQPMYTLSGGQKSRVAFAKITFKKPHIILLDEPSNHLDLDAVEALIQGLVIFQGGILMVSHDEHLISGSVDELWVVSEGKIAPFHGTFQDYKKILQSH; the protein is encoded by the exons ATGACGACGGTGGCGAGCTCACTAGTCCACGACGTTCTCGGCCACAGAGCCGAAGACGTCGACCGGCCTATAATCGACTACATCATCAACGTCCTCGCCGACGAGGACTTCGATTTCGGCGACGACGGAGAAGGCGCCTTTGAAGCTCTCGGCGAGCTCCTAGTCGCCGCCGAATGCGTCTCTGACTTCGACGAGTGCCGCGCG GTTTGCAGTACGTTAACCGAAAAGTTTGGGAAGCATGGTTTGGTTAAAGCCAAACCGACTGTGAGGAGTCTCGCTGCTCCGGTGAGAATGGATGATGGAATGGATGAGGGGAAAGCAACAACGAAGAAGCAGGAGGTGATTTTTGATGGCCCCGTGCTGAGTGAACGTGACCGGGCCAAGTTAGATAGACGAAAGAGGAAGGATGAGCGCCAAAGAGAG CAACAATATCAAATGCATTTGGCGGAAATGGAAGCTGCTAGGGCAGGAATGCCTGTTGTGACAGTAAAtcatgatggtggtggtggtgcgaATATCAAAGATCTGCATCTGGAAGGCTTCAATGTTTCTGTGGGGGGACGTGATCTAATTGTGGATGGTTCAGTAACACTTTCTTATGGAAGGCATTACG GTCTTATTGGAAGAAATGGTACTGGGAAAACAACATTTCTTAGGCACTTGGCTATGCATGCCATTGATGGCATTCCTAATAGTTGCCAAATATTGCATGTGGAGCAGGAAGTGGCAGGTGATGATACATCAGCCTTGCAATGTGTTGTTAACACTGATATTGAAAGAAGCCAGCTTTTGGAAGAAGAAGTTCGGCTCCTTGCCCAACAG AGAGAACTGGAGCTGGAGGACGAAACAGAGAAGAGCAGTGGAGAAATTGACAAAGATGTGATTGGACTGAGGCTTCAGGAGGTTTATAAGAGGCTTGATTTCATCGATGCTGATTCTGCAGAGTCACGTGCAGCTTCCATTCTTGCG GGTCTTAGTTTCTCTCCTGAGATGCAGCAAAAAGCGACTAAAACATTTTCTGGAGGATGGAGAATGAGAATAGCTCTTGCTCGTGCCCTCTTTATAGAGCCTGACTTGTTACTGCTTGATGAGCCCACT AACCATCTTGATCTCCATGCTGTCCTTTGGCTAGAGTCTTACCTGGTGAAGTGGCCAAAAACATGTATCATTGTTTCTCATGCTAGAGAATTCTTGAACTCG GTCGTAACTGATATCCTTCACCTTCATGGGCAAAAGTTGACTGCATACAAAGGTGACTATGATACATATGAGAGGACAAGAATTGAACAACTCAAGAATCAACAGAAAGCATTTGAATCTAATGAGCGTTCAAGAAATCATATGCAG GCTTTCATTGACAAGTTCCGGTATAATGCCAAGAGGGCCGCACTTGTGCAATCAAGAATTAAG GCATTGGACCGGTTGGGACATGTGGATGAGATTGTAAATGACCCTGA CTACAAATTTGAATTCCCAACTCCAGACGACAGACCTGGTGCTCCTATAATAAGTTTCAG TGATGCATCATTTGGTTATCCTGGTGGACCCCTTTTATTTAAGAATTTAAATTTTGGAATTGACCTCGACAGTCGCATTGCAA TGGTTGGGCCAAATGGTATTGGTAAATCAACTATATTGAAGCTAATTGCTGGAGAGCTGCAACCAACCTCTGGAACAGTTTTCCGGTCAGCTAAG GTTCGTATTGCTGTTTTCAGTCAACATCACGTCGACGGCCTAGATCTAACTTCTAATCCTCTGCTGTATATGATGCGGTGCTTCCCA GGAGTGCCTGAACAGAAGCTTCGATCTCACTTGGGTTCTTTTGGTGTAACTGGAAATCTGGCACTGCAGCCAATGTACACTCTGTCTG GTGGTCAGAAGAGCAGAGTTGCTTTTGCAAAGATAACTTTCAAGAAGCCACACATAATATTGCTTGATGAGCCCTCCAATCATCTG GATCTGGATGCTGTGGAAGCATTAATTCAAGGTCTTGTTATCTTCCAAGGAGGCATTCTCATG GTTAGTCACGACGAGCATCTGATCTCTGGAAGTGTGGATGAGCTATGGGTGGTATCAGAAGGCAAGATAGCACCATTCCATGGCACTTTCCAGGACTACAAGAAGATCCTGCAGTCACATTAA
- the LOC126795248 gene encoding uncharacterized protein LOC126795248, producing MEDSNANNNNAIISRETIDQVAGWVSATVSSAFFSSLERFSCVNVATVDADDDDDDEADHRPLSLTNLAHPDQQQSHHPNDVAQLPV from the coding sequence ATGGAAGACAGCAacgccaacaacaacaacgcCATAATCTCTCGTGAGACCATTGACCAGGTCGCCGGCTGGGTCAGCGCCACCGTCTCCTccgccttcttctcctccctcGAGCGCTTCTCCTGCGTCAACGTCGCCACCGTGGAcgccgacgacgacgacgacgacgaggcCGATCACcgccctctctctctcaccaaTCTCGCCCACCCCGATCAGCAACAAAGTCACCACCCCAACGACGTCGCTCAGCTCCCCGTCTGA